One Pyrus communis chromosome 13, drPyrComm1.1, whole genome shotgun sequence genomic window carries:
- the LOC137713278 gene encoding uncharacterized protein, whose protein sequence is MIHSIPLDPKSDGVGDGGNFDGDVSPGSPPPRYSSFGESEYERYCSTNSMMGTQSMCSTITVFNDFPEPEFGSLKSSGLGEESGGLDNISLGGRIERNREDRRVLSSGRIEFGKEGGSIGGRGTANYGSSGLELYGNEDGGGAHDVDELMSWKLESGSSGLRRGLDVKYGSDNSDEDSEKGMEGWRGVVGNDSVGVGVAAQETNDSKEVGIGNQFVPKVEEFDGGGMGRKEGGTSNEYSEDEGSVYNYGFDDECKSGFSQQRNVHHYQQEKPQNENPFLINTSVAFGSDDWDDFMEETGGNNLDSFTNIFEDQRGQKVETKRKVSNSTSITSVEHQNACQTEQGNDLTDVQPGCKQVQADSKSVENVNSSTKLASSPSFLETDRVEDVKDTPVASYQVQAVADLVEFTKSSFTTPTGFQNVQEPELEDSRDIPSTNNQVPGSDKSAKHNKDSLVGNVFELQPDPQAKEIPDKKGLSILDNGVSDVHTYMNTGEVLGTDHGQDLEKKKLGTLKVKLDPLSDFSTNQISIYSTRTSGNMKTEFLEDHKPSTLPSIFENNTTKSPVLEDILEEYPMPVKMDNFELNEFYDEVVNEMEEILLDSAESPGARFTHGNRFLQSQQSLLVRDGGSTASTSGTDDAHLFNQHSLRIDGVEVVGARQKKGDVSFSERLVGVKEYTVYKIRVLSGEDQCEVERRYRDFFTLYRRLKTFFSDHGWDLPSPWSAVEKESRKIFGNASPDVIAERSVLIQECLQSVLHYRFFSSPPSALVWFLSPQDSVPSSLESYTPESLTRRADTEDISTLGKTISLIVEIRQSKSLKQMLEAQHYTCAGCHKHFDDGRTLMQDFAQTLGWGKPRLCEYTGQLFCSSCHTNEIAIIPARVLHNWDFTQYPVSQYAKSYLDSIHDQPMLCVSAVNPFLFSKVPALLHVMGVKKKMGTILPYVRCPFRRSINNGFRSRRYLLESNDFFALRDLIDLSKGAFAVLPVIVETALRKILDHITEQCLICCDVGVPCGARQACSDPSSLIFPFQEDEIERCPSCESVQPIKRATSGVSAEISGLLDLFGGGSGSGLLSGLFSKVKPEKLKEHKDSDNVVLMGSLPSTSL, encoded by the exons ATGATTCATTCAATCCCGCTCGATCCCAAATCGGACGGTGTTGGTGACGGTGGCAATTTCGATGGCGATGTTTCGCCCGGATCGCCTCCGCCGCGCTACTCCTCGTTCGGGGAGTCCGAGTACGAGCGCTATTGTAGCACCAACTCGATGATGGGCACGCAGAGCATGTGTAGCACAATCACGGTTTTCAATGATTTCCCGGAGCCCGAATTCGGGTCGTTGAAAAGTTCGGGACTTGGGGAGGAGAGTGGTGGTTTGGATAATATTAGTTTGGGAGGGAGGATTGAGAGGAATCGAGAGGATCGGAGAGTTTTGAGTAGTGGTAGGATTGAGTTTGGGAAGGAGGGTGGTAGTATTGGAGGACGGGGGACTGCGAATTACGGGTCTAGTGGGTTGGAATTGTATGGCAATGAGGATGGTGGTGGAGCTCATGATGTGGATGAATTGATGTCTTGGAAGCTTGAGAGTGGATCGTCGGGTTTGAGGCGGGGTTTGGATGTGAAGTATGGTTCGGATAATAGTGACGAGGACAGTGAAAAAGGTATGGAAGGTTGGAGGGGAGTTGTGGGAAATGATAGTGTTGGAGTTGGTGTGGCTGCCCAAGAGACCAATGATTCGAAAGAGGTTGGAATTGGGAACCAGTTTGTACCCAAAGTTGAAGAATTTGATGGAGGAGGGATGGGTAGGAAGGAAGGGGGGACCTCTAATGAGTATTCAGAGGACGAGGGGTCCGTGTACAACTACGGTTTTGATGATGAGTGCAAGAGTGGTTTTAGTCAGCAGAGAAATGTCCACCACTATCAACAAGAAAAACCCCAGAATGAAAATCCGTTTCTTATTAACACATCTGTAGCCTTTGGTTCCGATGATTGGGATGATTTCATGGAAGAGACTGGAGGAAATAACTTAGATTCTTTCACGAACATATTTGAGGACCAGAGAGGACAgaaagttgaaaccaaaaggaaaGTTTCGAATTCCACTTCCATCACTTCAGTTGAGCATCAGAATGCATGTCAAACTGAGCAAGGAAATGACTTGACAGATGTGCAGCCTGGATGCAAACAAGTTCAAGCTGATAGTAAATCGGTAGAAAATGTTAACAGTTCCACGAAGCTAGCTAGTTCTCCAAGTTTTCTTGAAACCGATAGAGTAGAAGATGTGAAGGACACTCCTGTGGCCAGTTATCAAGTTCAAGCTGTTGCTGATTTGGTTGAGTTTACCAAAAGTTCTTTTACTACCCCGACTGGTTTTCAAAATGTTCAAGAACCAGAGCTAGAAGATTCAAGAGATATTCCTTCGACAAATAATCAAGTTCCAGGTTCTGACAAATCAGCAAAACATAATAAAGATTCCTTGGTTGGCAATGTCTTTGAACTTCAGCCGGATCCACAAGCAAAAGAAATTCCTGACAAAAAGGGTTTGAGCATTTTGGATAATGGTGTTTCTGACGTGCATACATATATGAATACTGGGGAGGTCCTTGGGACTGATCACGGCCAagatttagaaaagaaaaagttggggACTTTAAAAGTTAAATTGGACCCCCTTTCGGATTTCTCAACTAATCAAATTAGCATCTATTCAACCAGAACTTCTGGAAATATGAAGACAGAGTTCCTTGAGGACCATAAGCCAAGTACACTGCCatcaatttttgaaaataatactACGAAAAGTCCTGTTTTAGAAGATATCCTTGAAGAATATCCTATGCCAGTTAAG ATGGATAATTTTGAGCTTAATGAATTCTACGATGAGGTTGTTAATGAAATGGAGGAAATTCTGCTCGACTCTGCTGAGTCCCCAGGGGCAAGGTTCACTCATGGCAACAGGTTCTTACAATCACAGCAATCTCTGCTAGTAAGAGATGGTGGGTCGACTGCTTCTACTTCTGGTACAGATGATGCTCATTTGTTCAATCAGCATTCGTTGAGAATTGATGGGGTCGAAGTGGTGGGTGCAAGGCAGAAGAAGGGAGATGTCTCATTTAGTGAAAGACTGGTGGGAGTTAAAGAATACACTGTGTATAAAATAAGAGTATTGAGTGGCGAGGATCAATGTGAGGTGGAACGTCGATATCGCGATTTCTTTACACTCTATCGTcgattaaaaacatttttttccgACCACGGCTGGGATCTACCTTCTCCCTGGTCTGCTGTAGAAAAGGAATCCAGAAAGATTTTTGGAAATGCGTCTCCTGATGTTATTGCAGAGAGAAGTGTTCTCATCCAAGAATGTCTACAGTCCGTTCTCCATTACAGGTTCTTTTCCAGTCCGCCGAGTGCATTAGTATGGTTTCTCTCTCCCCAAGATTCAGTTCCTAGCTCCCTGGAATCATATACACCTGAGTCTCTAACTAGAAGAGCAGACACAGAAGATATATCCACTTTGGGAAAAACCATATCACTTATTGTTGAAATTCGACAATCCAAATCTTTGAAGCAGATGCTAGAAGCACAACATTATACTTGTGCTGGATGCCACAAGCATTTTGATGATGGAAGGACTTTGATGCAGGATTTTGCACAGACACTAGGATGGGGCAAGCCTCGACTTTGTGAATATACTGGTCAATTATTTTGCTCTTCGTGCCATACAAATGAAATTGCAATCATACCAGCAAGAGTGTTGCATAACTGGGATTTTACTCAATATCCTGTTTCACAATATGCTAAATCTTATCTGGATTCTATACATGACCAG CCCATGCTCTGCGTCAGTGCAGTTAATCCCTTCCTTTTCTCGAAGGTTCCAGCATTGCTTCATGTTATGGgtgtgaagaagaaaatgggAACCATTCTTCCTTATGTTCGTTGCCCATTCCGTAGGTCAATCAACAATGGATTCAGGTCTCGAAGATATCTTCTAGAAAGCAATGATTTTTTTGCACTGAGAGACCTCATTGATCTTTCCAAAGGAGCCTTTGCAG TGCTGCCCGTGATTGTGGAGACTGCCTTGAGGAAAATTCTGGACCATATAACGGAGCAGTGTCTCATATGCTGTGACGTGGGAGTCCCCTGTGGAGCACGACAAGCATGCAGTGACCCTTCATCTCTCATTTTCCCCTTTCAG GAGGATGAAATTGAAAGGTGTCCGTCTTGCGAATCAGTACAGCCTATTAAGAGGGCAACCTCCGGGGTCAGTGCTGAGATCAGTGGACTTCTGGACTTGTTTGGGGGAGGGTCAGGTTCCGGATTACTCTCAGGTCTATTTTCGAAGGTGAAGCCAGAGAAGCTAAAGGAACATAAAGACAGCGACAACGTTGTTTTAATGGGTTCGTTACCAAGCACTTCTTTATAA
- the LOC137712700 gene encoding M phase phosphoprotein 10-like — MAINSDALNSLKATEPTQLLAPSPALSQTARAALQGIFSSIRPFTPKSPFDQLLVDGFDAEQIWQQIDLQSQPLISTLRRDLKRFEKNPDEIKTLKVVVQGEEKVLEARSQGLKAEIRGFDEELDGFDDDGDDEEAEEEEEEDERSESEEVDREDEEEREESESEGEGNNAIEDGFFKIKDLKKSLEESEAMEYGLDKTDKKKKKRGDDDNEDDEDEEDEGLGDLAIGNDEDDEDKFARYEDFYGGKKEKPSKRRSKLVDESEDLGTNDGEEDEQDEEEDDQEEEDDKKEGDENEQEDDKKQTALSTHEKKLKKLQSQIEEMEKANLEPKSWIMRGEVTAATRPKNSALEVDLDFEHNVRPAPVITEEVTTSIEDMIKKRIEEGRFDDVQKAPTLPSKAPREFKELDENKSKKGLADVYEEEYVQKTNLASAPLSLTDKQKDEASKLFKKLCLKLDALSHFHFSPKPVIEDMSVQANVPALAMEEIAPVAVSDAAMLAPEEVFSGKGDIKEETELTQAERKRRRANKKRKFKAREVKRAMKKPRDSLKDVK; from the exons ATGGCGATCAATAGCGACGCCCTGAACTCCCTGAAAGCCACAGAACCGACGCAGCTACTGGCGCCGAGCCCCGCGCTTTCTCAAACGGCTCGAGCCGCCCTGCAGGGCATCTTCTCCTCCATCAGGCCTTTCACGCCCAAATCGCCGTTTGATCAGCTCTTGGTCGACGGATTCGACGCCGAGCAGATATGGCAGCAAATCGACCTCCAATCGCAGCCGCTCATCTCGACCCTCCGCCGCGATTTGAAGCGGTTTGAGAAGAACCCGGACGAGATTAAGACGCTGAAGGTGGTCGTGCAAGGGGAGGAGAAGGTTCTGGAAGCTCGGAGCCAGGGTTTGAAGGCGGAAATCAGGGGCTTTGACGAGGAATTGGATGGATTTGACGACGATGGTGACGACgaggaggcggaggaggaggaggaagaagatgaacggaGTGAGAGTGAGGAGGTAGATAGAGAGGatgaagaggagagagaggaaagtGAAAGCGAAGGGGAAGGTAATAATGCGATAGAGGATGGGTTTTTCAAGATAAAGGatttgaagaagtctttggagGAAAGTGAAGCAATGGAATATGGGCTAGATAAGACtgataagaagaaaaagaagagagggGATGATGACAATGAAGACGAcgaggatgaagaagatgagggG CTTGGAGATTTGGCCATTGGCAACGATGAGGATGACGAAGACAAGTTTGCAAG ATATGAAGACTTCTATGGaggaaaaaaggaaaagccttctAAACGGAGATCAAAGTTGGTTGATGAATCAGAAGATTTGGGGACAAACGAcggagaagaagatgaacaagaCGAGGAGGAAGATGAtcaagaagaggaagatgataAAAAAGAAGGAGATGAAAATGAACAAGAAGATGACAAG AAGCAAACAGCCCTTTCGACCCATGAAAAGAAGCTTAAGAAGCTTCAATCCCAAATAGAAGAGATGGAAAAAGCAAATCTGGAGCCAAAAAGCTGGATCATGCGGGGAGAG GTAACTGCAGCGACAAGGCCAAAGAATAGCGCGCTAGAAGTTGATCTGGATTTTGAACACAATGTTAGACCTGCCCCAGTAATCACAGAGGAGGTTACAACATCGATTGAGGATATGATCAAGAAAAGGATCGAGGAG GGGCGGTTTGATGATGTTCAAAAGGCTCCTACTTTACCCTCTAAAGCACCAAGAGAATTTAAAGAGTTG GACGAGAATAAGAGCAAGAAGGGTCTAGCTGACGTCTATGAG GAAGAGTATGTTCAAAAGACGAATTTGGCTTCTGCTCCGTTGTCGTTAACAGACAAACAGAAGGACGAG GCAAGCAAGCTGTTCAAGAAACTTTGCTTGAAGTTGGATGCTCTCTCTCATTTCCACTTCAGTCCAAAACCT GTTATCGAGGATATGTCGGTACAAGCCAATGTCCCTGCTCTAGCAATGGAAGAG ATTGCACCTGTGGCCGTGTCTGATGCGGCAATGCTGGCTCCTGAGGAAGTGTTTTCCGGCAAAGGTGACATCAAAGAAGAAACAGAGCTTACACAGGCGGAGAGAAAGCGGAGGAGAGCTAACAAGAAAAGGAAATTTAAAG CTAGGGAAGTAAAGAGGGCGATGAAGAAGCCCCGGGACAGCCTGAAGGATGTGAAATAA
- the LOC137713707 gene encoding uncharacterized protein isoform X1, giving the protein MEAPEDPVSNVMDHPLLSPKLSGTVNWGTATVIGVFAGLFYGGSKEAAASVSKDAEVMLKLGSTPDKREQYRLMRDAMEKRFIRVTRGSIVGGVRLGLFTATFCGIQNLFAEKRGVHDVFNVVGAGSATAATFALIMPGSLAWRARNVMLGAALGAAFGFPLGWAHLKLVEKANEGNAAAHPDSDQREARSGVGAAIDRLEENLNK; this is encoded by the exons ATGGAAGCTCCCGAAGACCCCGTCTCAAACGTAATGGATCATCCTTTG CTTTCTCCGAAACTATCAGGAACTGTCAACTGGGGCACGGCGACTGTCATCGGAGTGTTTGCAGGCTTGTTTTACGGTGGTAGCAAGGAAGCAGCTGCTTCAGTT AGCAAAGATGCAGAAGTAATGTTGAAGCTGGGGAGCACGCCAGACAAGCGTGAACAATATCGTCTCATGAGAGATGCAATGGAGAAAAGGTTCATTCGTGTCACTCGGGGCTCGATAGTTGGTGGAGTGCGTCTTGGATTGTTTACTGCAACCTTTTGTGGTATACAGAATCTGTTTGCCGAGAAAAGGGGCGTGCACGATGTTTTCAATGTTGTTGGAGCCGGATCAGCCACTGCTGCTACGTTTGCTCTAATAA TGCCCGGATCATTGGCTTGGCGAGCAAGAAACGTGATGTTGGGTGCTGCCCTAGGGGCGGCGTTTGGTTTTCCACTTG GGTGGGCCCATTTGAAGCTGGTAGAGAAGGCAAATGAAGGGAATGCGGCTGCACATCCTGATTCAGATCAAAGAGAAGCAAGGAGTGGTGTTGGCGCTGCAATTGACAGGCTGGAAGAAAACTTGAATAAGTAG
- the LOC137713750 gene encoding uncharacterized protein isoform X1 → MSLTPGVPKGSSWQPNMTADTTTPSYWLNWRVLLCTMWISIAMTLSVFVVCKYEARTGISNRGSGRETQQQTPAGSLFEDETWRPCLKGIHPAWLLAFRVFAFFVLLILLVVTAFVDGGSIFLFYTQWTFTLITIYFGLGSLLSIRGCYRYHKKTAGDRVDSFEVDTEQGSTRATPSHVVSCSTSTTEKSSAPHVEQPQPRQPAGFSGYVFQIIFQMNAGAVLLTDSVFWFILVPFLAIKDYNLNFFIVNMHTINAVFLLGDTALNSLPFPWFRIGYFFLWTVFYVVFQWLFHACVKFWWPYPFLDLSSPYAPVWYLSVGLLHIPCYSIFSLIMKLKHHLFSTWWPESYQCAR, encoded by the exons ATGAGTTTAACACCAGGAGTTCCAAAAGGTTCTTCTTGGCAGCCAAACATGACTGCAGACACAACAACTCCAAGTTACTGGCTCAACTGGCGGGTCTTGCTCTGCACCATGTGGATTTCGATTGCGATGACTCTTTCAGTGTTTGTGGTGTGCAAATACGAAGCAAGAACGGGCATTTCAAACCGCGGTAGCGGCAGAGAAACACAGCAACAAACGCCTGCAGGATCATTGTTTGAGGATGAGACCTGGAGACCTTGCCTCAAGGGAATTCATCCGGCTTGGCTTCTGGCTTTTCGGGTTTTCGCTTTCTTTGTGCTCTTGATTCTGCTCGTCGTCACCGCTTTCGTGGATGGAGGCAGCATTTTTCTCTTCTACACACA ATGGACTTTTACATTGATCACAATTTATTTTGGG CTTGGATCGTTGCTCTCCATTCGGGGATGCTACCGCTACCATAAGAAAACTGCCGGCGATAGGGTTGATAGTTTTGAGGTGGATACAGAGCAAGGCTCTACTCGTGCGACTCCTTCGCACGTAGTTTCTTGTAGTACTTCAACCACAGAGAAATCCTCAGCCCCCCATGTCGAACAACCTCAACCTCGCCAACCTGCTGGCTTTTCGGGTTATGTCTTCCAAATAATTTTCCAG ATGAACGCCGGTGCTGTTCTTCTCACAGATTCCGTCTTCTGGTTCATACTTGTTCCATTTCTTGCAATCAAAGATTACAACTTGAATTTT TTCATTGTAAATATGCACACGATCAATGCAGTTTTCTTGCTCGGCGATACCGCTTTGAACAGCTTG CCCTTTCCCTGGTTCCGAATCGGGTATTTCTTCCTGTGGACAGTCTTTTACGTAGTTTTCCAGTGGCTCTTCCATGCTTGTGTCAAGTTCTG GTGGCCGTATCCATTTCTAGACTTGTCATCACCATATGCTCCGGTGTGGTACTTGTCCGTCGGTCTACTGCACATCCCATGCTACAGCATTTTTTCTCTGATAATGAAGCTCAAACACCATCTGTTTTCGACGTGGTGGCCTGAATCGTATCAATGCGCGAGGTAG
- the LOC137713707 gene encoding uncharacterized protein isoform X2, translated as MEAPEDPVSNLSPKLSGTVNWGTATVIGVFAGLFYGGSKEAAASVSKDAEVMLKLGSTPDKREQYRLMRDAMEKRFIRVTRGSIVGGVRLGLFTATFCGIQNLFAEKRGVHDVFNVVGAGSATAATFALIMPGSLAWRARNVMLGAALGAAFGFPLGWAHLKLVEKANEGNAAAHPDSDQREARSGVGAAIDRLEENLNK; from the exons ATGGAAGCTCCCGAAGACCCCGTCTCAAAC CTTTCTCCGAAACTATCAGGAACTGTCAACTGGGGCACGGCGACTGTCATCGGAGTGTTTGCAGGCTTGTTTTACGGTGGTAGCAAGGAAGCAGCTGCTTCAGTT AGCAAAGATGCAGAAGTAATGTTGAAGCTGGGGAGCACGCCAGACAAGCGTGAACAATATCGTCTCATGAGAGATGCAATGGAGAAAAGGTTCATTCGTGTCACTCGGGGCTCGATAGTTGGTGGAGTGCGTCTTGGATTGTTTACTGCAACCTTTTGTGGTATACAGAATCTGTTTGCCGAGAAAAGGGGCGTGCACGATGTTTTCAATGTTGTTGGAGCCGGATCAGCCACTGCTGCTACGTTTGCTCTAATAA TGCCCGGATCATTGGCTTGGCGAGCAAGAAACGTGATGTTGGGTGCTGCCCTAGGGGCGGCGTTTGGTTTTCCACTTG GGTGGGCCCATTTGAAGCTGGTAGAGAAGGCAAATGAAGGGAATGCGGCTGCACATCCTGATTCAGATCAAAGAGAAGCAAGGAGTGGTGTTGGCGCTGCAATTGACAGGCTGGAAGAAAACTTGAATAAGTAG
- the LOC137713750 gene encoding uncharacterized protein isoform X2: MTADTTTPSYWLNWRVLLCTMWISIAMTLSVFVVCKYEARTGISNRGSGRETQQQTPAGSLFEDETWRPCLKGIHPAWLLAFRVFAFFVLLILLVVTAFVDGGSIFLFYTQWTFTLITIYFGLGSLLSIRGCYRYHKKTAGDRVDSFEVDTEQGSTRATPSHVVSCSTSTTEKSSAPHVEQPQPRQPAGFSGYVFQIIFQMNAGAVLLTDSVFWFILVPFLAIKDYNLNFFIVNMHTINAVFLLGDTALNSLPFPWFRIGYFFLWTVFYVVFQWLFHACVKFWWPYPFLDLSSPYAPVWYLSVGLLHIPCYSIFSLIMKLKHHLFSTWWPESYQCAR, translated from the exons ATGACTGCAGACACAACAACTCCAAGTTACTGGCTCAACTGGCGGGTCTTGCTCTGCACCATGTGGATTTCGATTGCGATGACTCTTTCAGTGTTTGTGGTGTGCAAATACGAAGCAAGAACGGGCATTTCAAACCGCGGTAGCGGCAGAGAAACACAGCAACAAACGCCTGCAGGATCATTGTTTGAGGATGAGACCTGGAGACCTTGCCTCAAGGGAATTCATCCGGCTTGGCTTCTGGCTTTTCGGGTTTTCGCTTTCTTTGTGCTCTTGATTCTGCTCGTCGTCACCGCTTTCGTGGATGGAGGCAGCATTTTTCTCTTCTACACACA ATGGACTTTTACATTGATCACAATTTATTTTGGG CTTGGATCGTTGCTCTCCATTCGGGGATGCTACCGCTACCATAAGAAAACTGCCGGCGATAGGGTTGATAGTTTTGAGGTGGATACAGAGCAAGGCTCTACTCGTGCGACTCCTTCGCACGTAGTTTCTTGTAGTACTTCAACCACAGAGAAATCCTCAGCCCCCCATGTCGAACAACCTCAACCTCGCCAACCTGCTGGCTTTTCGGGTTATGTCTTCCAAATAATTTTCCAG ATGAACGCCGGTGCTGTTCTTCTCACAGATTCCGTCTTCTGGTTCATACTTGTTCCATTTCTTGCAATCAAAGATTACAACTTGAATTTT TTCATTGTAAATATGCACACGATCAATGCAGTTTTCTTGCTCGGCGATACCGCTTTGAACAGCTTG CCCTTTCCCTGGTTCCGAATCGGGTATTTCTTCCTGTGGACAGTCTTTTACGTAGTTTTCCAGTGGCTCTTCCATGCTTGTGTCAAGTTCTG GTGGCCGTATCCATTTCTAGACTTGTCATCACCATATGCTCCGGTGTGGTACTTGTCCGTCGGTCTACTGCACATCCCATGCTACAGCATTTTTTCTCTGATAATGAAGCTCAAACACCATCTGTTTTCGACGTGGTGGCCTGAATCGTATCAATGCGCGAGGTAG
- the LOC137712360 gene encoding uncharacterized protein, protein MSSNTTTTMLIISSFLCLIFSSFLPSSSANTCRSYCGNLTVDYPFAVHSGCGHPGFRDLLYCINDVLMFHISSGSYRVLDIDYAYQALTLHDPHMSTCDNIVLGAKGNGFSVEQWRAPYMTPTTDNVFMLIGCSAESPLFQGFPGKHLPCRNVSGMSCEQYYGCPAWNSLGHRRVGFWFGSGPPECCAVPFEAIKAVNLTKLQCQGYSSAYNLAPLKLDGAHGWSYGIRVKYSVQENDQFCRACEATGGTCGYGTDGIKQLCMCGSFNSTSNCDSVKSASTRTYPMVESYTLRGLLLCILAWITKKHY, encoded by the exons ATGAGTAGCAATACTACAACAACTATGCTCATAATTTCCAGCTTCCTCTGTCTTATATTTTCTTCGTTTCTTCCATCAAGTTCGGCCAACACCTGCAGATCGTATTGCGGAAACCTCACCGTAGATTACCCGTTCGCCGTCCACTCCGGCTGCGGCCACCCGGGCTTTCGAGATCTCTTATACTGCATCAACGATGTGCTCATGTTTCACATCAGCTCGGGATCTTACAGAGTCTTGGACATAGACTACGCTTACCAAGCCCTCACGTTACACGACCCTCACATGTCAACATGCGACAACATAGTGCTAGGTGCCAAGGGCAACGGCTTCTCCGTCGAGCAATGGCGGGCCCCGTACATGACCCCGACCACCGACAACGTGTTCATGCTGATCGGCTGCTCGGCTGAGTCGCCGCTCTTCCAAGGCTTTCCGGGGAAGCACTTGCCATGCAGAAACGTTTCCGGCATGAGTTGCGAGCAGTACTATGGTTGTCCAGCGTGGAATTCGTTGGGCCATAGGAGGGTGGGCTTCTGGTTTGGGTCGGGCCCACCTGAGTGCTGTGCAGTACCGTTTGAGGCCATCAAGGCCGTTAATCTCACCAAGCTTCAGTGTCAAGGGTATAGCAGTGCTTACAATCTGGCCCCACTGAAGCTCGATGGGGCCCACGGGTGGTCTTATGGTATCCGAGTGAAGTATTCTGTTCAAGAAAATGATCAGTTTTGTAGAGCGTGTGAGGCAACCGGAGGCACGTGCGGTTACGGTACCGATGGCATTAAGCAATTGTGTATGTGTGGGAGCTTCAATTCCACATCAAATTGTGATTCCG TAAAATCGGCATCAACAAGAACATACCCTATGGTGGAGAGTTACACATTGAGAG gatTACTGTTGTGTATACTAGCTTGGATTACAAAGAAACATTATTGA